Part of the Clostridia bacterium genome is shown below.
CACGGAGGCGGAGCGCGATCTGGCGGCCGGGGCGCACGCGGCGGAGCGGCTGGCCGGCACGTTCGCCGCCAAGGAAGCTGCGCTCAAGAGCCTGGGCACCGGGCTGCGGCGCATGGCCTGGCGTGAGGTGGAAGTGGTGCGCGACGCCATCGGCAAGCCGGAGTTGCGTCTCTCCGGGCGTGCGGCGGCCCGCGCGCGCGCGATCGGTGCCGCGCGCTTCCACGTCAGCATCAGCCACCTGGGCTCGTTCGCCGTCGCGCAGGTGATCGCGGAGGGCGAGGCGCCATGAGGATCGTCACGG
Proteins encoded:
- a CDS encoding holo-ACP synthase yields the protein MIVGTGIDLVDVERFRRLLKRRGEAALRRLFTEAERDLAAGAHAAERLAGTFAAKEAALKSLGTGLRRMAWREVEVVRDAIGKPELRLSGRAAARARAIGAARFHVSISHLGSFAVAQVIAEGEAP